TCTAAAGTGATAATACCATCTTCAATTTTTATTGTAATTCCTTCAGAAATTGTTTGAGTTAACTCTCCTAATTTTCCTTTTACGGTTACAACATTGTCTTTTATGTTTACATCTACACCTTGTGAAATGCTAACGGGATTTTTTCCTATTCTACTCATTTCTTTAGATTAATAAACGTAACATAAAACTTCTCCTCCAACATTTTCCTGACGTGCTTTTTTGTTTGTCATTACACCTTTAGATGTAGAAACAATAGCAATTCCAAGTCCATTTAATACTCTTGGCATCTCTGTAGAACCAACATATTTACGTAAACCTGGTGTACTGATTCGTTGAATCTTTCTAATTACTGACTCTTTTGTATCTCTTTCGTATTTTAAAGCGATCTTAATTGTTCCTTGAACTTTATCGTCATTGAACTGATAACTTAAAATATACCCTTGATCAAACAAAATTTTAGTCATTTCCTTCTTCAAATTTGAAGCTGGAATTTCCACTACTCTGTGTCCTGCTGCGATTGCATTCCTTACCCTTGTAAGAAAATCCGCGATTGGATCTGTATACATATTTATTTAAAATTGCGATTACGGTTTTCAAATACCTCTATTTATGCTACAGATTTCTCTGTGATAAATGAACCTATAATCAGTTAAAATTCTTATACTCAAAAAAAATAGAGCGTGCAAAGATACACATTCTATTTTTAATAATAAGCTTTATTTTTGATTTCTACCAACTTGCCTTTTTAACACCTGGTATTAATCCTTGATTAGCCATTTCACGAAACGTAACACGAGATAAACCAAATTGTCTCATATATCCTTTTGGACGACCAGTTAGTTTACATCTGTTATGCATTCTAATTGGTGATGCGTTCTTTGGTAATTTTTGCAATGCTTCATAGTCTCCAGCTTCTTTTAAAGCTTTTCTCTTTTCTGCATATTTTGCAACTGTTTTCGCTCTCTTACGTTCGCGAGCTTTCATTGATTCTTTAGCCATTTCTTAATTTTTTTTGAATGGTAAACCTAATTCTCCTAATAATGACTTCGCTTCTTTATCAGTATTTGCAGATGTTACAAAAGTAATATCCATACCGTTAATTTTTTTCACTTGATCAATATTAATCTCTGGGTAAATGATTTGTTCAGTAATACCTAAATTGTAATTACCTCTTCCATCAAAACCATTAGCTTTTATACC
The nucleotide sequence above comes from Polaribacter butkevichii. Encoded proteins:
- the rpsH gene encoding 30S ribosomal protein S8: MYTDPIADFLTRVRNAIAAGHRVVEIPASNLKKEMTKILFDQGYILSYQFNDDKVQGTIKIALKYERDTKESVIRKIQRISTPGLRKYVGSTEMPRVLNGLGIAIVSTSKGVMTNKKARQENVGGEVLCYVY
- the rpsN gene encoding 30S ribosomal protein S14, with amino-acid sequence MAKESMKARERKRAKTVAKYAEKRKALKEAGDYEALQKLPKNASPIRMHNRCKLTGRPKGYMRQFGLSRVTFREMANQGLIPGVKKASW